A region of the Oncorhynchus clarkii lewisi isolate Uvic-CL-2024 chromosome 29, UVic_Ocla_1.0, whole genome shotgun sequence genome:
GGTGGAGAATGTCCAATTTATTTTGGTTTTACTCTTTCCATGTTGTATTGGAGGGGCCTGTGCTGTCTTAATTTTGGGGAGTGGGGATTGGCTGCAGGGGGCTAGTGATGGCTCCTTGTGCTGTCCCACCTCTGCAATCGGAGTCACAACGTACATGTATAAATTGAAGGAGCTGTGCATGATTAAGATGTTGACATTTTGATTTCAATGATGATATCATGCTCTAGACAGAAATACATAACCTGTTCTGCTTGCGTCATTCGTCACACTTCCACCAATACTGTGAAGTAAAAACACAGGACATTGTGTTGCAAATTGCTTTGTATTTTAATGTTACATTGCACCACGGTTACAGGGAGGAACAAATGGAAGAGGAAAAAGAAAGTGTACTTATTTACAAAGGAGCAAAATTTGTCAAAATGTTGAGGCGGCTCGGATCCAACAAAAGTAGTGGCATGATTTTTATGGGAAGAATAAAACAAGGAGTCAACATTGAAATAAAGGCAGCTTGTGGTTGATGGCATCGCAGTCAGACAGGGCAAAGGTACATTTAACTGAAATCATTATTTCAATGAAAAGAAACACGTCTTGGTCACCCCTTGACTACACAGTGAGATTTCATTGGTTTGTTAAGTAGTAAGAAAAATTGCATGTCCTCCATTTATTACAAGCCATCCAACTCCAGAAGCTGTATCTTGTTGGTGTTCAGTATGGAATATGACTGCTCTGTTTATAGTTTGGCTTTCAGTAGAATTACAAAGTAATTCCCCATAGTGTTAAGGCACTTTATTCAGACGCAAAATGTTCCCAGGTGGTCTTCTTTCCTCTATGGCGCAATACTGACAGTCGCACATCTTTACCATTCACATCAGAGATCGGCAGCAAGCGAAGGGGAAAAAGGTAGAGACAATGTGCACTTCCCATTGTAAACCACGACAGTAAAGGAAAGAATGTGTCATGATTGATGCAGAATTGGGCCCAGGCCTCCATAGTTAAGGAAAACTAACTTCTGaattttgattctgaacacagtaACCAGTCTTAGTGTTCTCTGACCTCCTGTAAAGCTGAATAAAGTCTTCCTCTGAGGTGTGCGTCATGCTTAAACCGTCCAGTGGCACTGTAACATGTCCTGCCCACGGCCATGGAACATTACATGCAGTGGGAGGGGTTAGGTTTTTATCCCAGTCAATGTGGCCTCTCTGCTACCTCTGAACAATGTCACTGATCTCTTTGACAGACGAGAGCAGCTTGCTGAAGTCCTGCTGCGCTCCACTGGCGCCCCCGGTGGAAGCAGGGCAGATCTGCAGCTCGCGCAGACTGCTCTCCAGCTTGTTGATGGCCTCGCGGAAGGCAAACTTGTTCCTCATCTGCTGGATGGAGTCCACGTAGCTGACGCAGTACTTGGACAGGTTCTTGCCCGCCTCCAGCACGGCGCTGTGGCTGCCAGTCTGCTCAGAGTTGCGTCCGATGGCGGTGCGCAGCAGCTCCGTGCCCTCCAGGACCATCTCCCTGGTGATGGCCGAGTTGGGTTGGCGCTCCGGGAGCGCACGTGTCTTCCTCAGGGAGCGGCGGGTGTTCATCAAGGGGATAAAGGCTGTGGGAGAGGCCTGGTCTCCTGGGGAGTTGAGGGAGGAGAAGCCCAGGGGGCTGGAGGTAGAGCCAGacactgaagaggaggaggtctTTAATGGCTGTGGTTTGGAGGAAGTGGTGTTGAGGTTGAGTTTCTTGTGGGCCTCCAGGGGAGAGCGGACTTGGTCACTGAAGCTAGATGGGTAGTGGGGGTCTGAGGCCTTGGCTTTGGCATCTGTGGGTGAGGGGAGCTCGTGGGTGGGGCTGCGGGAGATCTTGGcactggggggtggagggggagcaGGTTTGGTCTTCTGGAACTTGCCTCTCTCCCTGGGGCCGGAGGAGTCCAGGTTGGGTTTGTGGCGGCGGGCCCTGCACTCATCCCCGGCTGCCCCCAAAGCAGGGAACACGTTGGGCTTGAGCAGCTCGGCCTGCAGGGCGCTGGTCTTGGAGCTGTCCACCCCCAACCCTAGAAGCCTTCTGCCAAGCTTGGGCGTCAGGAGGCTGGGCTCAGCGTCCTTAAACACCTCGTCTGACATGTCCTCTGTCTTCTTGGGCAGGCGGGGCGGGGGGGTCAGGGTGCCCATGCGAGGGGCGCTGATCTCTGGCTTCTCGTTGGCCCTCTTGCGTGGCAGGGCGGGCTTGCTCCTAAAGGTTCCCGAGTCAAAGTGGCCTTTATGCAGGTCGCGTGGCAGCGTGACTGACTTCCACTCAGTGCGCTCTGAGCCCGGGGGCATGCTAGAGGCCGAGGAGGAGCGCAGGAAACGCTTGGAGTTAGAGACTATATCCTCCTCATTGGGTGTTTTACCCACTACACTGGGCACCACCGGCGTACCTTTCTTCCTGGCATGATGCGGGGGGAACAGGGGGCCTGGGTAGGTGGGGCCCCCGTTGGTAATACCCCCTACCCCATTGTTGTTAGCACTCGGGAACTTGCTGGGGTCGATGGTATGTGTAACACTGAAGGCTGAAGAGACGTTGTTGAAGTCGTCTCGGGGGTCGGGCGCTAGCCCCAGTCTCTCCGCGTGTCCGTCCATGTCCCTGAAAGAGCTGCTGCGTTTGGGCGGGGCGGGcgcagtcttcttcttcttcttgatgaggttgaagaggctgttGCGGGACTTGTCCTTGTCTTTGGGCAGGAGGCGGTCGTCTTCGTTCAGGTTGCTGTCTAGGAACGGACGCTCTTTCCTTGGGAGCATGGGGGACACAGCCACCTCCGGCTCCACGGCGTCTGGGTGAACACACAGATATGCAAATCATCAGTTTGGAAGACACTGTAGCATTGAAAATGTAGTAGAACATTGTCCCAATGGCATCGGTTTAAATATGGGTTCCATCCACTTTAGGGTGCAGTGTATTCGGACGAGGGGTAGATAAGTCTCACCAGGGCTGTCTCCGTCTCTGTCCACATTCCTACGGAGGGTCCTGGTCTTGGTGGGCAGCTGTGGAGCCTGTTGGATGGGGCCCAGTGTCACCTTCTTCCCTTTCTTCCCCAgctccttctccacctctgtcACATGATACACAAACAAGCATCAGAGACTGTTTTAACCTACTACTTACTCTGATGTACAGCAACTGGAAAACATATGGTAATGACCCAAATTTCTCGGTCTGATCTTTTTGCAACAAGCACAAAACCTACAGCTAATGCCTCAAATTAA
Encoded here:
- the LOC139388717 gene encoding tyrosine-protein kinase ABL1-like isoform X2, coding for MTGLGKFFSVDLPAKGNIRDTELINKQHFSSGSERKQMKMLEICLKLVGCKSKKGLSSSSSCYLEEALQRPDFEPQGLTEAARWNSKENLLAGPSENDPNLFVALYDFVASGDNTLSITKGEKLRVLGYNHNGEWCEAQTNHGQGWVPSNYITPVNSLEKHSWYHGPVSRNAAEYLLSSGINGSFLVRESESSPGQRSISLRYEGRVYHYRINTASDGKLYVSSESRFNTLAELVHHHSTVADGLITTLHYPAPKRNKPTIYGVSPNYDKWEMERTDITMKHKLGGGQYGEVYEGIWKKYSLTVAVKTLKEDTMEVEEFLKEAAVMKEIKHPNLVQLLGVCTREPPFYIITEFMTHGNLLDYLRECNREEVNAVVLLYMATQISSAMEYLERKNFIHRDLAARNCLVGENHLVKVADFGLSRLMTGDTYTAHAGAKFPIKWTAPESLAYNKFSIKSDVWAFGVLLWEIATYGMSPYPGIDLSQVYELLEKDYRMDRPEGCPEKVYQLMRACWKWNPAERPSFAETHQAFETMFQESSISDEVEKELGKKGKKVTLGPIQQAPQLPTKTRTLRRNVDRDGDSPDAVEPEVAVSPMLPRKERPFLDSNLNEDDRLLPKDKDKSRNSLFNLIKKKKKTAPAPPKRSSSFRDMDGHAERLGLAPDPRDDFNNVSSAFSVTHTIDPSKFPSANNNGVGGITNGGPTYPGPLFPPHHARKKGTPVVPSVVGKTPNEEDIVSNSKRFLRSSSASSMPPGSERTEWKSVTLPRDLHKGHFDSGTFRSKPALPRKRANEKPEISAPRMGTLTPPPRLPKKTEDMSDEVFKDAEPSLLTPKLGRRLLGLGVDSSKTSALQAELLKPNVFPALGAAGDECRARRHKPNLDSSGPRERGKFQKTKPAPPPPPSAKISRSPTHELPSPTDAKAKASDPHYPSSFSDQVRSPLEAHKKLNLNTTSSKPQPLKTSSSSVSGSTSSPLGFSSLNSPGDQASPTAFIPLMNTRRSLRKTRALPERQPNSAITREMVLEGTELLRTAIGRNSEQTGSHSAVLEAGKNLSKYCVSYVDSIQQMRNKFAFREAINKLESSLRELQICPASTGGASGAQQDFSKLLSSVKEISDIVQR
- the LOC139388717 gene encoding tyrosine-protein kinase ABL1-like isoform X1; amino-acid sequence: MGQQPGKFVGDQRRPSLPALNFIKGGKRESSRHGAHHCNVFAVHEALQRPDFEPQGLTEAARWNSKENLLAGPSENDPNLFVALYDFVASGDNTLSITKGEKLRVLGYNHNGEWCEAQTNHGQGWVPSNYITPVNSLEKHSWYHGPVSRNAAEYLLSSGINGSFLVRESESSPGQRSISLRYEGRVYHYRINTASDGKLYVSSESRFNTLAELVHHHSTVADGLITTLHYPAPKRNKPTIYGVSPNYDKWEMERTDITMKHKLGGGQYGEVYEGIWKKYSLTVAVKTLKEDTMEVEEFLKEAAVMKEIKHPNLVQLLGVCTREPPFYIITEFMTHGNLLDYLRECNREEVNAVVLLYMATQISSAMEYLERKNFIHRDLAARNCLVGENHLVKVADFGLSRLMTGDTYTAHAGAKFPIKWTAPESLAYNKFSIKSDVWAFGVLLWEIATYGMSPYPGIDLSQVYELLEKDYRMDRPEGCPEKVYQLMRACWKWNPAERPSFAETHQAFETMFQESSISDEVEKELGKKGKKVTLGPIQQAPQLPTKTRTLRRNVDRDGDSPDAVEPEVAVSPMLPRKERPFLDSNLNEDDRLLPKDKDKSRNSLFNLIKKKKKTAPAPPKRSSSFRDMDGHAERLGLAPDPRDDFNNVSSAFSVTHTIDPSKFPSANNNGVGGITNGGPTYPGPLFPPHHARKKGTPVVPSVVGKTPNEEDIVSNSKRFLRSSSASSMPPGSERTEWKSVTLPRDLHKGHFDSGTFRSKPALPRKRANEKPEISAPRMGTLTPPPRLPKKTEDMSDEVFKDAEPSLLTPKLGRRLLGLGVDSSKTSALQAELLKPNVFPALGAAGDECRARRHKPNLDSSGPRERGKFQKTKPAPPPPPSAKISRSPTHELPSPTDAKAKASDPHYPSSFSDQVRSPLEAHKKLNLNTTSSKPQPLKTSSSSVSGSTSSPLGFSSLNSPGDQASPTAFIPLMNTRRSLRKTRALPERQPNSAITREMVLEGTELLRTAIGRNSEQTGSHSAVLEAGKNLSKYCVSYVDSIQQMRNKFAFREAINKLESSLRELQICPASTGGASGAQQDFSKLLSSVKEISDIVQR